A DNA window from Rhipicephalus sanguineus isolate Rsan-2018 chromosome 8, BIME_Rsan_1.4, whole genome shotgun sequence contains the following coding sequences:
- the LOC119401277 gene encoding gustatory receptor 68a translates to MLRGDKSRVVPAAERSPSKMLQLRNECRPFYAGFRIVGRAQRLLGCCFLENLASTDPQRVRAKRASLYLLYPLGIWCYHLAIGLALFVDSERHKHAMKDTDRLNKTIFVTFMAALHVEAVLNNVLLLVQAPKFVELLRICGLIEIHTAVPPYVQRKTVRFAWVMVLFQVTIIILNVALNIHSHFGTVLLIEEGRQLNPLLMNLAISNGFLGVMYLTSMCLSTRLLLMYISRAVALYLGCIYKNLDQCLRSRSTPESRKVLLVDHMRVQLALLKNCVDLASSLLGPSLLYAYAYSVAILCAAAYYTIIPELEFRVRLFFFFFGSLHWLSVLLPTITTHRMKAAVIELRSAVQGVSMANYSDDLLAQLRMMLNSMKHDDLRFTGCGFFVVDLSTFADIMGAVITYTVVLVQTNESYLRGSLEHCTNNTAV, encoded by the exons ATGCTCCGCGGGGACAAGTCTCGAGTGGTGCCCGCGGCTGAGCGAAGCCCCAGCAAGATGCTGCAGCTGCGCAACGAGTGTCGGCCTTTCTACGCTGGATTCCGCATCGTCGGCCGCGCACAGCGGCTCCTCGGCTGCTGCTTCTTGGAGAACCTCGCATCCACCGACCCACAACGCGTGCGGGCAAAAAGAGCCAGCCTGTACCTGCTGTACCCGCTAGGCATATGGTGCTACCATTTGG CAATCGGTCTGGCCTTGTTCGTGGACTCGGAGCGGCACAAGCATGCCATGAAGGACACGGACCGGCTGAACAAGACTATCTTCGTCACCTTCATGGCGGCGCTGCACGTGGAGGCTGTGCTGAACAACGTGCTCCTATTGGTCCAGGCGCCGAAGTTTGTCGAGCTCTTGCGGATCTGCGGTCTCATCGAGATACACACTGCCGTGCCCCCTTACGTACAGCGTAAGACGGTGCGCTTTGCGTGGGTTATGGTACTGTTCCAG GTGACCATCATCATCCTGAACGTAGCCCTGAACATCCACTCGCATTTCGGCACGGTGCTGCTGATAGAAGAAGGGCGCCAGCTGAACCCGCTTCTCATGAACCTGGCCATCAGCAACGGCTTCCTGGGCGTCATGTACCTGACCTCGATGTGCCTCAGCACTCGGCTGTTGCTCATGTACATCTCCAGGGCCGTCGCGCTCTACCTGGGCTGCATCTACAAAAACCTGGACCAGTGTCTGCGCTCCAGAAGCACTCCGGAAAGCAG GAAAGTGCTACTGGTGGACCACATGCGTGTCCAGCTGGCGCTGCTAAAGAATTGCGTCGACCTGGCCAGCTCGCTGCTCGGTCCGAGCCTGTTGTACGCGTATGCGTACAGCGTGGCCATTCTGTGCGCAGCCGCTTACTACACCATCATCCCGGAGCTCGAGTTTAGAGTGcggctcttcttcttcttcttcggctcGCTGCACTGGCTCAGCGTACTGCTGCCCACCATCACCACGCATCGCATGAAGGCCGCC GTGATCGAGTTGCGAAGCGCAGTGCAAGGAGTGTCTATGGCGAATTATTCTGACGACCTTTTAGCACAG CTGCGGATGATGCTCAACAGCATGAAGCACGACGACCTCAGGTTCACGGGTTGCGGCTTCTTTGTGGTTGACTTGTCGACGTTCGCTGAC